The Chloroflexota bacterium genome has a segment encoding these proteins:
- a CDS encoding dienelactone hydrolase family protein codes for MVAEHNYFGSETRWVDAGNKTRAFVTVPKRGAGPFGAVILGHERYGLVQHTLDLAAKFASYGRVCIAPDMASHWDGDKEALNRGDARLDLSDKEITDYYALSLDYLLEMPEVDNRRIAAMGVCQSGSYPLLLNSVRHEVSANLVFYGGNQTAESVLDRCTAPILGIWGERDHVISLDQVNQFRGTLERLRKSYEFKVYPDAPHGWLNDTMPGRYRQPESEAAWAHALDFLDRVERGAFPPDRVRWRFEADTAPDYDYTKNVRLE; via the coding sequence GTGGTGGCGGAGCACAACTACTTCGGCTCGGAGACCCGCTGGGTGGACGCGGGAAACAAGACGCGAGCGTTCGTGACGGTCCCGAAGCGGGGCGCGGGTCCGTTCGGCGCCGTGATCCTCGGCCACGAACGCTACGGGCTCGTTCAGCATACCCTCGACCTCGCCGCGAAGTTCGCATCGTACGGCAGGGTGTGCATCGCCCCCGACATGGCGTCGCACTGGGATGGTGACAAGGAGGCGCTTAACCGGGGTGACGCGCGTCTCGATCTTTCGGACAAGGAGATCACTGACTACTACGCGCTGAGTCTCGATTACCTGCTGGAAATGCCGGAGGTCGATAATCGCCGAATCGCCGCGATGGGAGTGTGCCAGAGCGGCAGTTATCCGCTGCTGCTGAATAGCGTTCGGCACGAGGTTTCGGCCAATCTGGTCTTCTATGGTGGCAACCAGACGGCGGAATCCGTCTTGGACCGCTGCACCGCCCCGATTCTGGGCATCTGGGGCGAGCGCGATCACGTCATCTCGCTGGATCAGGTCAACCAATTCCGGGGAACCCTCGAGCGATTGCGAAAGAGCTACGAATTCAAGGTCTATCCCGACGCGCCGCACGGCTGGCTGAACGACACGATGCCGGGGCGCTATCGGCAGCCGGAGTCAGAGGCCGCCTGGGCCCACGCGCTGGACTTCCTCGATCGTGTGGAGCGCGGCGCCTTCCCGCCCGATCGCGTTCGGTGGCGCTTCGAGGCCGACACCGCGCCAGACTACGACTACACCAAGAACGTGCGACTCGAGTGA
- a CDS encoding class II aldolase/adducin family protein produces MATTLPLTQLERELRQKVATSCRIIGNRNVTRGALGHVSARVPGTDRILIKAKGPDEEALEFAVERDVIVISINGEVLEAPDGLTAPNETAMHLAVFRRRPEVMSVIHSHPDWVVVLTGTSRPLVPMVGAYDGGASLRLITEGVPVYPRSLTIINDELGEDFMNTMGDHRACLLAGHGMTVAGASVEEATQTSLTVYELARLNYLAYAIGQPQAVSEQDRTEYLARRASGPYTPDRRRAGSSGEPAFWRYEKKRLPDLPKNGR; encoded by the coding sequence ATGGCCACGACGCTGCCCTTGACACAGCTCGAGCGGGAGCTTCGGCAAAAGGTCGCCACCTCGTGCCGGATCATCGGAAACCGCAACGTCACACGTGGCGCCCTGGGGCACGTGAGCGCGCGCGTTCCCGGCACCGACCGCATTTTGATCAAGGCGAAGGGCCCGGATGAGGAGGCACTCGAGTTCGCCGTCGAGCGCGACGTGATCGTCATCAGCATCAACGGTGAGGTGCTCGAAGCGCCGGATGGGCTGACGGCTCCCAACGAGACGGCCATGCACCTCGCGGTATTTCGGCGGCGCCCAGAGGTCATGAGCGTCATCCATAGCCATCCGGACTGGGTGGTGGTGCTCACCGGAACGAGTCGGCCGCTGGTGCCGATGGTCGGCGCATACGATGGCGGCGCCTCGCTCCGACTCATCACCGAGGGCGTTCCGGTCTACCCGCGAAGCCTCACCATCATCAACGACGAGCTGGGCGAAGACTTCATGAACACGATGGGGGACCATCGCGCTTGCCTGCTCGCCGGCCACGGGATGACGGTGGCGGGAGCGAGCGTGGAGGAGGCGACCCAGACGAGCCTCACCGTCTACGAGCTGGCCCGCCTCAACTACCTCGCCTATGCCATTGGCCAACCGCAGGCAGTCTCCGAGCAGGACCGTACGGAGTATCTGGCTCGCCGCGCCTCAGGCCCGTATACACCCGATCGTCGACGGGCGGGAAGCAGCGGCGAGCCCGCCTTCTGGCGCTATGAGAAGAAGCGTCTCCCCGACCTGCCGAAGAACGGCCGCTGA
- a CDS encoding redoxin domain-containing protein: MQLRLLTEFEPELAVAYAKIVAVSVDPVEVNAAFRAGLGAKFPILSDAERVVQQELGLLEPTDLRHKPYLPFDFVLYPDLRIYKIYNGYYYWGRASLDDLRRDFRQISSEIRRDWDPFNLPEDVLERARARAAGDGAHHHSS, from the coding sequence GTGCAGTTGCGCCTGCTGACGGAATTCGAGCCCGAGCTTGCCGTGGCCTATGCGAAGATCGTCGCGGTGAGCGTCGACCCGGTTGAGGTGAACGCCGCGTTTCGCGCCGGCCTGGGAGCCAAATTCCCGATCCTATCGGACGCGGAGCGCGTGGTTCAGCAGGAGCTGGGCCTCTTGGAGCCGACCGATCTTCGTCACAAGCCGTATCTGCCGTTTGACTTCGTCCTGTATCCGGACCTTCGGATCTATAAGATCTACAACGGCTACTACTACTGGGGCCGCGCCTCCCTGGACGACCTTCGCCGCGACTTTCGCCAGATCAGCAGCGAGATCCGTCGAGACTGGGACCCCTTCAACCTACCGGAGGACGTGCTGGAGCGCGCGCGGGCTCGGGCAGCCGGAGATGGCGCGCACCATCATTCGTCCTGA
- a CDS encoding cupin domain-containing protein — translation MAVETAGTTQPETQEATGSPYERWVASTGVPVYRGYYVEDVRTLELGEWPERQCRARFLMLAGQEGISEARVTEIAPGHTLPPVRMALDEIVYVVQGRGLTTLWGRQDDQRITFEWQDHSVFVIPRTYACQLSSTQGTTPARLLHYNYLPVAMSVMPSADFFFDNGYVDAAVVGGDGASLFSEARVATGPDANGHPFWSGNFFPDMRAWDRLVPYRARGAGGHAVFIEFPRAPITAHMSVFPARSYKKAHRHGPGVVIIIPAGEGYSIMWEEGKEKIVIPWHEGSVFVPPNRWFHQHFNVGGDAARYFAFHSPSGLFPYSEKVEDLARDQIEYCDEDPSIRQRFEIELGKRGLKSIMPDGAYRQRDYQWEYQEG, via the coding sequence ATGGCAGTCGAGACCGCGGGCACGACGCAGCCGGAGACGCAAGAGGCGACTGGCTCACCGTACGAGCGATGGGTTGCATCGACGGGGGTACCCGTCTACCGCGGATACTACGTGGAGGACGTTCGGACCCTCGAGCTGGGAGAATGGCCCGAGCGGCAATGCCGCGCACGGTTCCTCATGCTGGCCGGCCAGGAGGGGATCTCCGAGGCTCGCGTCACGGAGATTGCGCCAGGCCATACGCTCCCGCCCGTTCGGATGGCTCTCGACGAAATCGTGTACGTGGTCCAGGGCCGCGGGCTGACCACCCTGTGGGGTCGGCAGGACGACCAACGCATCACCTTCGAGTGGCAGGATCACAGCGTCTTTGTGATTCCGCGCACCTATGCATGCCAGCTTTCCAGCACTCAGGGCACGACCCCTGCGCGCCTGCTGCACTACAACTACCTGCCGGTCGCGATGTCCGTCATGCCGTCCGCGGACTTCTTCTTTGACAACGGGTACGTCGACGCGGCGGTTGTGGGCGGGGATGGAGCAAGCCTCTTCTCCGAAGCTCGCGTCGCGACGGGGCCCGACGCGAATGGCCATCCCTTCTGGTCGGGGAACTTCTTCCCGGATATGCGAGCGTGGGATCGGCTCGTGCCGTACCGCGCGCGCGGCGCAGGAGGCCACGCCGTCTTCATCGAATTCCCGCGGGCGCCCATCACCGCACACATGTCCGTGTTTCCTGCGCGCTCGTACAAGAAGGCCCATCGCCACGGTCCTGGCGTGGTGATCATCATTCCCGCGGGCGAGGGCTATTCCATCATGTGGGAAGAGGGGAAAGAGAAAATCGTGATTCCGTGGCACGAGGGGAGCGTCTTCGTGCCGCCGAACCGGTGGTTTCACCAGCACTTCAACGTCGGCGGCGATGCGGCGCGGTACTTTGCGTTTCACTCGCCGAGCGGGCTCTTCCCGTATAGCGAGAAGGTCGAGGACCTGGCACGCGACCAGATCGAGTACTGCGATGAAGACCCGTCGATTCGCCAGCGATTCGAGATCGAGCTGGGGAAGCGCGGCCTCAAATCCATCATGCCGGATGGCGCCTACAGGCAGCGTGACTACCAGTGGGAGTACCAGGAGGGGTGA
- a CDS encoding PRC-barrel domain-containing protein has product MSMVRVTDGTDGRHDGVAYRQKKRRLTRLRGMPVIDLSNARRMGYVADVLVDPNVARVTGMRVGPSGEFPERYIPSGRIRRIGQQAVVLAGADATNDGAREEEDSGIEGYTLVGLEVMADSGDRVGFVSEVYIDADTLGVEGYALAVPLWRRLLTGRRIIAPEQVSICSRDLMIVPSMDAGYEAVRRSAASSRAEAETQAHATPAEGRDGWASHQDPAA; this is encoded by the coding sequence ATGTCCATGGTGCGGGTGACCGACGGAACTGACGGGCGGCACGATGGTGTCGCCTATCGCCAGAAGAAGCGCAGGCTCACGCGGCTTCGGGGTATGCCGGTCATCGATCTTTCGAACGCGCGCCGAATGGGGTATGTGGCCGACGTTTTGGTCGATCCAAATGTTGCCCGGGTGACCGGAATGCGCGTCGGCCCGTCTGGTGAGTTCCCCGAGCGATACATCCCAAGCGGGCGAATCCGCAGGATTGGCCAGCAAGCGGTTGTGCTCGCCGGAGCGGACGCGACGAACGATGGCGCTCGCGAAGAGGAAGACTCCGGAATCGAAGGCTACACGCTCGTGGGACTCGAGGTGATGGCCGATAGCGGCGACCGCGTGGGGTTCGTTTCGGAGGTGTACATCGACGCGGACACCCTCGGCGTCGAAGGCTACGCGCTCGCTGTCCCGCTCTGGCGGCGGCTCCTCACTGGCCGACGAATCATCGCGCCAGAACAGGTGTCGATCTGTAGCCGGGACCTCATGATCGTGCCGTCGATGGATGCCGGCTACGAGGCGGTTCGACGATCAGCCGCGTCGAGTCGCGCCGAGGCGGAGACACAAGCCCACGCGACGCCGGCTGAAGGTCGCGACGGCTGGGCCTCCCATCAGGACCCGGCGGCGTAG
- a CDS encoding Ldh family oxidoreductase has product MTTFPAKRLVAFTERVLIALGVAEADAALTAELLVRADLRGYSTHGIGILPEYVQRSRAGTIRLNGKPAVVHDSKAAAQIDGDLYLGQVVGTRAMTLAVEKAHAHGVGMVGVRNCAHLGRIADYVELAADAGMIGMAFVSVGGASLATFGSAEPTGNSDPIAFGIPGPNGQHLIFDFTTAAMSMRELARRGAQGEPIPAGIMLDHAGNPTTDYAQFAGPPRGVALPFGGHKGSGLHLVAEVLAGILTGHGTGLSWAARGGPAINGALFFAVDVADMMPLDEFLEEVNALAAFLRSCRPMAGVTAIRLPGDGARVRASERRDRGIPLDDALVSSLNATAESLGVPTLA; this is encoded by the coding sequence ATGACGACCTTCCCCGCCAAGCGTCTCGTCGCGTTCACCGAACGCGTCCTCATCGCGCTCGGGGTGGCCGAAGCCGACGCGGCGTTGACCGCGGAGCTCCTCGTCCGCGCCGACCTTCGCGGCTACTCGACCCACGGCATCGGAATCCTTCCCGAGTACGTCCAGCGCTCCCGAGCGGGAACGATTCGCCTGAACGGGAAGCCCGCGGTCGTGCACGACTCGAAAGCCGCCGCGCAAATCGACGGCGATCTCTACCTCGGACAGGTGGTCGGGACTCGGGCCATGACCCTCGCCGTGGAGAAGGCCCATGCCCATGGCGTTGGCATGGTCGGGGTCCGCAACTGCGCCCACCTCGGACGTATCGCAGATTACGTCGAGCTCGCGGCCGACGCGGGGATGATCGGGATGGCGTTCGTGTCCGTCGGCGGTGCAAGCCTCGCGACCTTTGGGTCCGCCGAGCCGACCGGGAACTCCGATCCCATCGCTTTCGGAATCCCCGGTCCAAACGGGCAGCACCTCATCTTCGACTTCACGACCGCGGCGATGAGCATGCGGGAGCTGGCGCGCCGCGGCGCGCAAGGCGAGCCGATTCCGGCCGGCATCATGCTGGACCACGCCGGAAACCCGACCACAGACTACGCGCAATTCGCCGGACCTCCGCGAGGGGTCGCCCTGCCGTTCGGCGGCCATAAAGGATCAGGCCTGCATCTCGTCGCGGAAGTGCTGGCGGGAATTCTCACCGGCCACGGCACCGGGCTCAGCTGGGCTGCACGAGGCGGACCGGCGATCAACGGTGCGCTGTTTTTCGCCGTCGACGTCGCAGACATGATGCCCCTGGACGAGTTCCTGGAGGAGGTGAACGCGCTTGCAGCGTTCCTGCGGTCTTGCCGACCCATGGCCGGGGTGACGGCCATCCGCCTCCCCGGCGATGGCGCGCGGGTTCGCGCGTCAGAACGCAGGGATCGCGGCATTCCCCTCGACGATGCCCTCGTATCGAGCCTCAACGCCACGGCGGAGAGCCTCGGCGTCCCGACTTTAGCGTGA